The following coding sequences are from one Hymenobacter sp. DG25A window:
- a CDS encoding sugar transferase, with protein MAVHLHLFGFRMSSAVINGSSWYARRGKRLLDVGLAMPLALLALPLLLPAAALLALQNQGRVLFRQQRPGLHGRLFTLYKLQTMTETRDANGRLLPDADRLPRLGRWLRATSLDELPQLWNVLRGEISLIGPRPLLPEYLPLYSPEQARRHLVRPGITGWAQVNGRNAISWEQKFTYDVWYVEHLSFRLDLRILLRTAGRVLSAHGISAEGQATMEAFQGAPISSESAGNV; from the coding sequence TTGGCCGTACATCTGCATCTGTTTGGATTTCGTATGTCGTCGGCAGTGATAAATGGCTCTTCCTGGTATGCGCGACGCGGTAAGCGGCTGCTGGATGTAGGCCTGGCCATGCCCCTGGCCCTCCTTGCGTTGCCGCTGTTGCTGCCGGCCGCCGCGCTGTTAGCCCTGCAGAACCAGGGCCGGGTGTTGTTTCGGCAGCAGCGCCCCGGCTTACACGGGCGTTTATTCACCCTCTACAAGCTCCAGACCATGACGGAAACCCGCGACGCCAACGGCCGGCTGCTGCCCGATGCCGACCGCCTGCCCCGCCTGGGCCGCTGGCTGCGCGCTACCTCCCTGGATGAGCTTCCCCAACTCTGGAACGTGCTGCGCGGCGAAATCAGCCTGATCGGACCGCGCCCCCTGCTGCCAGAGTACCTACCTTTGTACTCGCCGGAGCAGGCGCGGCGCCACCTGGTGCGGCCGGGCATCACGGGCTGGGCGCAGGTAAACGGCCGTAACGCCATCAGTTGGGAACAAAAATTCACTTACGACGTCTGGTACGTCGAGCACCTTTCCTTTAGGCTTGATCTTCGCATTCTGCTGCGCACGGCCGGGCGGGTGCTGAGCGCCCACGGAATTTCTGCCGAAGGCCAGGCCACAATGGAAGCCTTCCAGGGCGCCCCTATTTCTTCTGAATCTGCTGGTAACGTATGA